The genome window TGCCGCGCGCTGCCGGTTCTGCGTCACCGCGCGCACCCAGAGCCCGAGGCGCGTGCGGGAGAGAAGTATCCAGACGAGCAGGAGAACCAACGAACCGAAGAGCAGGATGGCGATGCGGTTGAAGGGCAGGACCAGCCCGGCGAGCACGGTGATGCCGCCCGACATCCAGTCCGGGTTGGCCACCTCCACGTTCTGCGCGCCGAAGGCGCTGCGCACCGCCTGCATCAGGAGCAGGCTCGCGCCGAAAGTGGCGAGCAGCGTCTCCAGGGGGCGACCGTAGAGCTTGCGCACGACGGTCAGCTCCAGCAGCGCTCCCACCGCGGCCGCCGCGAGGAACGAGGCGGGCACGGCGACGGCCAGGTACCAACCGAAGTGACCTGGCCATTGGCGGCGGAACAGCGTCTGCACCAGCCAGGTGGCGTACGCGCCGATCATCAGCAGCTCGCCGTGCGCCATGTTGATCACGCCCATCAGCCCGAAGGTGACGGCGAGGCCCAGGGCGGCGAGGAGGAGCACGCTTCCGAGGCTGAGACCGCTGAAGAGCAGCCCCACCATCTCTGCCCGCTTGAGCGAGGCCTCCACGCTCCCGGTCGCGTCCTTCAGCGCGGCGAGCACGGCGGGATCGCTCTCCACCGCGAGCCGCTGCGCCAAGAGCCGCTTGCTGGTCGATCCAGGCACCCGTCGAAGCTGCTGTGCCGCGGCGATCCGGCGGGCGGGCTCGGACGCCGAGAGCGCGAGCATCGCCTGCGTGGTGAGCAGGACCTCGCGGACCTCCTTGTCCTTCTCCTTCGTCAGGGCGCCCTCGACGGCGGGAAGGACGTCGGGATCCGGCGCCTGCTGCAGCGAGCGCGCAGCCTCCAGGCGCTCCGCCCGATCCGGCGCGGAAAGTGACACTTTTTCCAGGTCGTCACGCGACGCTGCGGGAGCGCCGGTGAGAGCGTCCCGCAGCCTTCCACCGTCGTCGATGAGGACCGGTCCTTCGGGCCCCGCATAGAGGCGGCCCTCCAGCGTCGCGCGAAGCACCGGAACGGCAGCTGCATCACCGGCTTCAGCCAGAGCGGAGACCGCCCCTTGGCGGTCCGCCTGGCTGCCTCGAGCGATCTTGTCGAGCGTGCTCGCGTCGAGACTGACCGCGAGCACGACCGCCGTGATCAAGCCTGCCGTCATTCCTGGAACTGGATGCCGAGCTGCACGCCG of Deltaproteobacteria bacterium contains these proteins:
- a CDS encoding urea ABC transporter permease subunit UrtB, with product MTAGLITAVVLAVSLDASTLDKIARGSQADRQGAVSALAEAGDAAAVPVLRATLEGRLYAGPEGPVLIDDGGRLRDALTGAPAASRDDLEKVSLSAPDRAERLEAARSLQQAPDPDVLPAVEGALTKEKDKEVREVLLTTQAMLALSASEPARRIAAAQQLRRVPGSTSKRLLAQRLAVESDPAVLAALKDATGSVEASLKRAEMVGLLFSGLSLGSVLLLAALGLAVTFGLMGVINMAHGELLMIGAYATWLVQTLFRRQWPGHFGWYLAVAVPASFLAAAAVGALLELTVVRKLYGRPLETLLATFGASLLLMQAVRSAFGAQNVEVANPDWMSGGITVLAGLVLPFNRIAILLFGSLVLLLVWILLSRTRLGLWVRAVTQNRQRAA